A window of the Tachyglossus aculeatus isolate mTacAcu1 chromosome 2, mTacAcu1.pri, whole genome shotgun sequence genome harbors these coding sequences:
- the LOC119949465 gene encoding ubiquilin-3-like: MAKSGAPASDARVIQVTIKTPKDREEFGLLDSCTIQQLKEKISKRIKAHPEQLVLIFAGKILRDPDMLRQCGIRDGLTVHLVIKAPKRGLPQPAPPSTRELLSGRGPAGCLEEASPPACAGPNGLPDPRDHLPGPHALVPDLVAQILDDPFTQGLLSNTSAVQQLVLDQPPIQQLLERNPEVGHLLNNPEIVRQTLDCLRHPAVLHEVMRSQDRALSNLESLPGGYNALRTMYMDIVDPMLNAVQEQFGPGPLASCAQGAGARSPRPARTENREPLPNPWAWGERDPDLCPVVGLLDHPSRHPGKTPSPPPARSSEEDGRGGMRPLVDSRPPRPRVDGAPQDLQRPPPVSSLPSTFFPGAAGHFDGLGSPRAPSPLQGDWPPTDPLMLQLQAALANPAALRALCQIEEGLRTLAVQAPRLQLWFPLSPTAPGPEQEPPPVSFLRRLQGLAAPGPQPAAPLPETPFRTQLEQLRAMGFLNPEANMAALLAAAGDVDVAVENLRRAQSS, from the coding sequence AGCTGGTCCTCATCTTCGCGGGAAAGATCCTCCGGGACCCGGACATGCTGCGCCAGTGTGGGATCCGCGACGGCCTGACCGTCCACCTGGTCATCAAAGCTCCCAAGCGTGGCCTGCCCCAGCCAGCTCCGCCTTCCACCCGGGAGCTCCTGTCCGGCCGCGGCCCGGCGGGCTGCCTGGAGGAAGCCTCCCCTCCTGCGTGCGCGGGCCCGAACGGCCTCCCGGACCCTCGGGACCACCTCCCGGGACCGCATGCATTGGTGCCCGACCTGGTGGCCCAGATTCTGGATGACCCCTTCACCCAGGGCCTCCTGTCCAACACGAGCGCAGTGCAGCAGCTGGTCCTGGACCAGCCGCCCATACAGCAGCTGCTGGAGCGGAATCCCGAGGTGGGCCACCTCCTCAACAACCCGGAGATCGTGCGCCAGACCCTCGACTGTCTGCGCCACCCGGCCGTGTTGCACGAGGTGATGCGGAGCCAGGACCGCGCCCTCAGCAACCTGGAGAGCCTGCCGGGCGGCTACAACGCGCTCCGGACCATGTACATGGACATCGTGGATCCCATGCTCAATGCCGTGCAGGAGCAGTTCGGCCCAGGCCCCTTGGCCAGCTGTGCCCAGGGAGCCGGGGCCCGTTCGCCCCGGCCGGCCCGCACCGAGAACCGAGAACCGCTGCCCAACCCGTGGGCATGGGGGGAGAGGGACCCCGACCTCTGTCCCGTGGTGGGACTGCTGGACCATCCGTCCCGCCATCCTGGGaagacccccagccccccacccgctCGCAGTTCAGAAGAGGACGGGCGAGGAGGGATGCGGCCCCTGGTGGACTCCAGGCCCCCCAGGCCCCGGGTGGATGGTGCCCCCCAGGATCTCCAGAGGCCGCCGCCGGTGTCCAGCCTGCCCAGCACCTTCTTCCCTGGGGCTGCGGGGCACTTCGACGGCCTGGGGTCTCCAcgggcccccagccccctgcaGGGTGACTGGCCTCCTACCGACCCGCTCATGCTGCAGCTGCAGGCAGCCCTGGCCAATCCCGCCGCCCTGCGGGCACTGTGCCAGATCGAGGAGGGGCTGCGGACCCTGGCCGTCCAGGCTCCGCGCCTTCAGCTCTGGTTCCCGCTCTCCCCCACAGCCCCCGGGCCTGAGCAGGAACCCCCGCCTGTCTCCTTCCTCCGCAGGCTGCAGGGCCTGGCGGCCCCCGGCCCGCAGCCGGCCGCCCCTCTGCCCGAGACCCCCTTCCGGACCCAGCTGGAGCAGCTCCGGGCCATGGGCTTCCTCAACCCCGAGGCCAACATGGCAGCGCTGCTGGCCGCCGCCGGGGACGTGGATGTGGCCGTGGAGAACCTCAGGAGGGCCCAATCGTCCTAG